In Candidatus Sysuiplasma acidicola, one DNA window encodes the following:
- a CDS encoding NFACT family protein, whose translation MRNKNSMTSLDVLLLQRELSTLIGAYAEKAFGGKPFSIRFNAPSMKRELVLADGLFLFLTERLEKQDGAEVGEFSATIRRKFDNSRVTDVKQEGFDRLIRMSFSRPENAEIVFELMGRGNVLVVESGKITAAMKYERRGSAEIKQGNEYVRPGLRFDARAAQFGAFREALLSSRADIVRSLATVLGLGPDFAEEICSRTGIVKETRPSELTEEQMKKLKETTDGIILETIEKPHPVVYYSDGYAVQFTPVPFAIFSGLERRECRSISDAILQYISNRRTEQKDDAAEKHEKLLERQREAIRNLTEEGKKARNFADSIYADYAQFGKLISAFRKGNDAPYTYTRKAGNVISVNAGGCTLEIDTSKDIDTIASSIYDQAKEIDRKLRRAEKALAEMESSRPSSLKPKQALHMRKASKRFWFDTYRWFISSEGCLVIAGRDAKTNDRLVSRHLAQTDRYAHADVYGAPSTVVKWKEGVTEATLEEACGFALCFSRAWNAQIGAASAYWVTPDQVSKTPQTGEFLPRGAFVIRGKRNYFNRLKLELALGVIEYEGERRIACAPVSAIRANSDRYVVLTPGSMTKEKIAAALHAEFETTSDEIVSVLPPGKSSFTPMAKEVPAAANTKE comes from the coding sequence TTGAGGAACAAGAATTCAATGACTTCCCTCGACGTGCTGCTGCTGCAGAGGGAACTCTCCACGCTGATTGGTGCATATGCCGAAAAGGCGTTTGGCGGGAAACCTTTCTCGATCCGGTTCAATGCGCCGTCCATGAAACGTGAACTCGTTCTTGCAGACGGCCTTTTCCTCTTCCTGACTGAGAGACTCGAGAAACAGGATGGGGCTGAAGTCGGTGAATTCTCAGCAACGATCCGCAGAAAATTTGACAACTCAAGAGTAACGGACGTGAAGCAGGAAGGATTTGATCGGCTCATACGTATGAGTTTTTCAAGGCCGGAGAATGCCGAGATTGTCTTTGAACTGATGGGACGGGGAAACGTGCTTGTCGTTGAGTCGGGAAAAATCACAGCCGCCATGAAATATGAGCGGAGAGGAAGTGCGGAGATCAAACAGGGTAACGAATATGTCAGGCCCGGACTGAGATTTGATGCCCGGGCTGCCCAGTTCGGGGCATTCAGGGAAGCACTCCTCTCTTCCAGGGCCGACATTGTGAGATCGCTTGCCACTGTGCTCGGACTCGGCCCGGATTTTGCCGAGGAGATTTGTTCGAGGACAGGCATCGTGAAGGAGACAAGACCTTCCGAGCTCACGGAAGAACAGATGAAAAAGCTGAAGGAGACGACAGATGGCATAATACTCGAGACCATTGAGAAGCCGCATCCTGTGGTCTACTATTCAGACGGCTACGCGGTACAATTCACACCGGTTCCTTTCGCAATTTTCTCCGGACTCGAGAGAAGGGAGTGCCGGTCCATCAGCGACGCCATACTGCAATACATCAGCAACAGGAGGACAGAACAGAAGGATGACGCGGCCGAAAAACATGAAAAGCTGCTCGAAAGACAGAGAGAGGCAATACGGAATCTCACGGAAGAGGGGAAGAAGGCGAGAAACTTTGCCGATTCCATATATGCAGATTACGCACAGTTCGGAAAACTCATCTCTGCATTCAGGAAAGGTAACGATGCACCATATACATATACGCGGAAAGCAGGCAACGTGATCTCCGTCAATGCGGGTGGATGCACGCTGGAGATCGACACATCAAAGGACATAGACACTATCGCCTCTTCAATCTATGATCAGGCGAAGGAGATTGACAGGAAACTCAGGAGAGCCGAGAAAGCGCTGGCCGAGATGGAGAGCAGCCGCCCTAGTTCCCTGAAGCCTAAACAGGCACTGCACATGAGGAAGGCATCAAAGAGATTCTGGTTCGACACATACAGGTGGTTTATAAGCAGCGAAGGATGCCTGGTAATCGCCGGACGGGATGCGAAAACAAACGACAGACTCGTGTCCAGGCATCTTGCGCAGACAGACCGCTATGCACATGCTGACGTGTACGGAGCGCCGAGTACGGTTGTCAAATGGAAAGAAGGGGTAACGGAGGCTACGCTGGAGGAAGCCTGCGGATTCGCACTGTGCTTCTCCAGAGCATGGAATGCGCAGATAGGTGCAGCTTCGGCGTACTGGGTAACGCCTGATCAGGTAAGCAAGACACCCCAAACGGGGGAGTTCCTGCCGAGGGGTGCATTTGTGATCAGGGGAAAGAGGAACTATTTTAACAGGCTGAAACTGGAGCTTGCGCTCGGCGTCATCGAATACGAAGGAGAGAGGCGCATCGCATGCGCGCCGGTGAGCGCGATCAGAGCGAACTCAGACAGATATGTGGTCCTGACGCCTGGTTCGATGACAAAGGAGAAGATAGCCGCCGCACTTCACGCTGAATTTGAAACAACATCAGATGAAATTGTTTCGGTTCTGCCGCCGGGAAAAAGCAGCTTCACTCCGATGGCAAAAGAAGTGCCCGCGGCCGCAAACACAAAAGAGTAA
- a CDS encoding oligosaccharide flippase family protein — protein MAESLARKSLFTTLINIFGAVVAYAGIFVISRLMPAPTNELTIGLIGFTVSYVGIFLPVSRLGFGTAHIKKVSEGADIGECNGAMMLITAVLTGLMSLLVFATIFLWVYLLHHGFETPLELQGIWIMLGYTIVTVFASVPMATFSARREVAKAQIGTFAGHIVRVAVIVFVVFSSLSVIDVIWAYFLGGVASAAVTFYYFRGYPLRRPSKSILREYRKFADPLLLPSLIGMLPVSLSVVLVQFFWHLQVAGLFYAGFRITSVFVILGGSVSSVIFPRISELHSSGSGGQIKDSTLKSEYFLSFVLAPVSAFLLVYPGGILHVIMSNSFLKASEPLGILALWLYVNGIAGPKNSVVGGMNRPRTLGWISIASTFVSIAVMVIAIPGSIFSIRLLGLGADGAAFGLLAGAMVTYFLSHRHADKLAGTGFSFKVIGFIIEAIAAYALIYPLTYALPLSLWEWYDVLLFACLGMLAYVGLGILTRMVGFGDIKVLIESFNPVAMRRYVSDELKSEFSDGKK, from the coding sequence ATGGCTGAGTCTCTGGCACGGAAGTCGCTGTTCACAACACTCATAAACATTTTCGGCGCTGTCGTAGCTTACGCCGGTATTTTTGTTATATCTAGATTAATGCCTGCTCCTACAAATGAATTGACCATCGGTCTGATTGGTTTCACCGTCAGTTATGTGGGCATCTTCCTGCCGGTCAGCAGGCTTGGCTTCGGAACTGCGCACATAAAGAAGGTGTCAGAGGGTGCCGACATCGGTGAATGCAATGGTGCAATGATGCTCATAACTGCTGTTCTCACCGGCCTGATGTCTCTTCTCGTTTTTGCAACCATATTTCTGTGGGTCTATCTGCTTCATCACGGATTCGAGACGCCCCTGGAGCTTCAGGGAATATGGATAATGCTCGGCTATACCATTGTCACTGTGTTTGCGAGTGTGCCAATGGCAACATTCAGCGCGAGGAGGGAGGTCGCGAAGGCACAGATAGGCACATTTGCAGGGCATATCGTCAGGGTCGCCGTAATAGTGTTCGTTGTTTTTTCCAGTCTTTCAGTAATCGATGTCATCTGGGCATATTTCCTGGGCGGAGTGGCTTCTGCTGCTGTGACCTTCTATTATTTCAGGGGATACCCTCTCCGTAGACCCAGTAAGTCCATACTCAGGGAATACAGGAAATTTGCTGATCCTCTCCTCCTGCCATCGCTCATCGGTATGCTTCCTGTGAGCCTGTCGGTCGTGCTTGTCCAGTTCTTCTGGCATCTGCAGGTTGCTGGCCTGTTCTATGCCGGTTTCAGGATTACTTCAGTGTTCGTCATACTCGGCGGCAGCGTCTCGAGTGTAATATTCCCGCGGATATCTGAACTTCACAGCAGCGGTAGCGGAGGACAGATAAAGGACAGCACGTTGAAGTCTGAATATTTTCTGTCTTTTGTGCTCGCGCCTGTATCGGCATTCCTTCTGGTATATCCGGGCGGGATACTCCACGTCATAATGTCCAACAGTTTTCTTAAAGCATCGGAACCGCTCGGAATACTCGCATTGTGGCTTTATGTCAATGGGATAGCAGGTCCAAAAAACAGTGTTGTCGGGGGTATGAACAGGCCACGGACGCTGGGATGGATTTCAATCGCCAGCACGTTTGTTTCGATAGCTGTCATGGTGATTGCGATACCCGGCTCAATCTTTAGCATCCGACTGCTCGGCCTCGGAGCAGACGGCGCTGCATTCGGACTGCTTGCCGGTGCAATGGTGACATATTTCCTGTCCCACCGACATGCAGATAAGCTTGCAGGCACGGGTTTCAGCTTCAAAGTTATTGGCTTCATCATAGAGGCGATAGCCGCATATGCGCTCATCTATCCGCTGACATATGCACTGCCGCTTAGCCTTTGGGAGTGGTACGATGTTCTGTTGTTCGCCTGCCTCGGAATGCTTGCTTACGTGGGTCTTGGTATCCTCACCCGAATGGTCGGTTTCGGGGACATCAAAGTGCTGATTGAATCATTTAATCCTGTTGCAATGCGCAGGTATGTCTCTGATGAACTGAAGTCGGAATTCTCCGACGGAAAAAAGTGA
- a CDS encoding hydroxyacid dehydrogenase — MKVLIAAHLESEARDAIDRLASGCGLVNTQWREFTDQELKDFDVLFIGWGWNRAEALYDLVARCKNVKLLQTLSAGVDYIRFSSIPETITVCSNAGAYSEPVAEHAFALIMSLAKNIKANEAMMRQGIFDNKARSLELEGATLGVFGFGGIGKEVAKIGKALGMRIFAVSRSKPQEEDVDLFTTPDGIDDMLQTSDVVVIASPLTKQTRGLFSKSKLEIMKKDAVLVNVARGRIIIENDLYEHLKENPGFRAGIDTWWNEPAEGSKFTPGHDFLSLPNFAGSPHNSGAVAGTGRRSLIRAYENVVRYAQGKKPHNIVNRADYL; from the coding sequence TTGAAAGTCCTGATAGCTGCGCACCTGGAAAGTGAGGCAAGGGATGCAATCGACAGACTGGCGTCCGGGTGCGGTTTGGTCAACACTCAATGGAGAGAATTCACGGACCAGGAACTGAAAGATTTTGATGTGCTGTTCATCGGATGGGGATGGAACAGAGCCGAGGCGCTGTACGATCTTGTGGCCAGATGCAAGAACGTCAAGCTTCTGCAGACTTTGTCCGCCGGGGTGGATTACATCAGGTTCTCTTCCATACCTGAAACAATAACGGTTTGCAGCAATGCAGGCGCCTATTCAGAGCCTGTGGCAGAGCACGCGTTCGCACTGATCATGTCACTTGCAAAGAACATCAAGGCAAATGAGGCGATGATGAGGCAGGGTATATTCGACAACAAGGCCCGGTCGCTGGAACTTGAGGGTGCGACGCTTGGCGTTTTCGGGTTCGGAGGCATAGGGAAGGAGGTTGCGAAGATCGGAAAGGCGCTGGGCATGCGCATATTTGCCGTTTCAAGAAGTAAACCGCAAGAAGAGGACGTGGATTTATTCACAACGCCGGACGGTATTGACGACATGTTGCAAACATCCGACGTTGTGGTGATCGCTTCACCGCTCACAAAGCAGACGAGAGGTCTCTTCAGCAAAAGCAAACTGGAAATCATGAAGAAAGATGCAGTACTCGTTAACGTCGCGAGGGGTCGGATTATTATTGAAAACGATCTTTATGAACATCTGAAAGAAAATCCGGGCTTCCGGGCCGGCATTGACACCTGGTGGAATGAGCCTGCTGAGGGCTCAAAATTCACGCCAGGGCATGACTTTCTGTCGCTGCCCAATTTCGCCGGTTCGCCGCACAATTCAGGCGCAGTCGCCGGCACGGGAAGACGTTCTTTGATCAGGGCCTATGAAAACGTAGTGAGATATGCGCAGGGAAAAAAGCCGCATAACATTGTTAACAGGGCTGATTACCTCTGA
- a CDS encoding site-specific DNA-methyltransferase, which produces MIDRVFRTDILELLGKLPDGSIDMVYGDPDYNMGVSYGGVSYRMDFDDYIDWYSKVAAESVRVLKETGNAFFINFPKQNAYLRVKCLDELCYDVRDYSWVYNTNVGHTPRHFTTAHRSILHCIKTKYNRFFKEAVAQPYKNPSDRRIRENLKNGSKGRMPYDWFYFDLVKNVSQEKTAHACQIPQKLSAMLISACTLAGDTVLILFGGSGSEIVCCRDMGRKYISAEIDERYYRIITERLGRSTKG; this is translated from the coding sequence ATGATCGACAGGGTCTTTCGAACAGATATACTGGAATTACTCGGCAAACTTCCTGACGGCTCCATTGATATGGTTTACGGTGACCCCGATTACAACATGGGTGTGAGTTACGGAGGCGTCTCATACAGGATGGACTTTGACGACTACATTGACTGGTACTCAAAAGTAGCTGCCGAATCTGTACGTGTGCTGAAGGAAACAGGCAATGCATTTTTCATAAATTTTCCGAAACAGAATGCGTACCTGCGCGTAAAGTGCCTTGATGAATTATGCTATGACGTTCGCGACTATTCATGGGTTTATAACACGAATGTTGGCCATACTCCGCGCCATTTTACTACTGCTCACAGAAGCATACTGCACTGCATTAAGACAAAATACAACAGATTCTTCAAGGAGGCCGTCGCCCAGCCTTACAAGAATCCTTCCGATAGACGGATAAGGGAGAATCTGAAGAACGGATCAAAGGGAAGGATGCCATATGACTGGTTCTATTTCGACCTGGTGAAGAACGTGAGCCAGGAAAAGACCGCACATGCATGCCAGATACCACAAAAACTGTCAGCAATGCTCATCAGCGCGTGTACCCTTGCCGGCGACACTGTGCTGATACTGTTTGGCGGCAGCGGTTCGGAAATTGTGTGCTGTCGTGATATGGGACGGAAGTACATTTCTGCGGAAATCGACGAAAGGTATTATCGTATTATAACGGAAAGGCTTGGCCGAAGCACAAAGGGTTAA